A window of Aeromicrobium duanguangcaii genomic DNA:
CATGTCGACGAAGCGCTTGGTCTGGCCGGCGGGCGTCAGGGCGATCGCCGGCTTCTCCTCGAGCAGTCCGTCGATGCCGCCGGAGGACTCCAGTCCGTGCGTCATCAACAGGATGAGATCGGGCTTGGCCTTGATGATCGCCTCGTCGGTGAGCGGCTGCATCGCCTTCCAGCCCAGCTCCTTGGCGACGTCGACGCCGCCCAGGGACTTGACCAGATCGCCCACGCCGGAGTCGTCGGCGAACAGGTAGTAGACGCCGGAGTTGCCGCGCAGGTAGAGGAAGACCATGCGCAGGCGCTCGGACTTCTTCTCGGGGACGAAGCGCTCGACCTGCGCCCGCGCGTCGTCGATGTCGGTCTGCAGGCGCTCGGCCAGGGCCGCGCCGGTCTTCGGCAGGCCCACGACCTCGGCCACGTCGCGGGCGAGGCGGACCGCGCCGTCGAAGGTCGACTCCCGCTCGACGAAGACGACGGGGACACCCGTGTCGGCCAGTTGCTCGACGACGTCGCGCGGGCCCATCGATCCGTCGGTGATGATGACGGTCGGCTTCTGCGCGAGGACGGCCTCGGCGTTGACTGCGTGACCCTCGGAGGTGATGAGGGGCAGGTTCTCGGCGCCGGGGAAGTCCGTCGACCGGTCGCGGGCGACCAGCTGGTCGCCGAGACCGAGCCCGAAGAGGGTGGAGGCGATCGAGCCGGACATGTCGAACGCGACGATGCGCGAGGTGTCGGTGATCTTGACCTTCACGTCGCCGGAGCGGACGTGCGAGGTCACGGTGGCGGGGAGCGTCGGCTGCTCGCCGACGTCGATCGGCTCGACCTCGCGCTCGGACAGCATCGCCGTGCTGGGCCCGGTGATGTCCTGGGGCGCCTGCTTCGCCTCGAGCTCGGAGAGGGGCGGCAGGTTGACGCCCTCGCCGGGGTCGCTGCCATCGGCAGCTCCGCCGCATGCGGCGAGCGAGGCGGTCAGGACGACCGAGGCGAGTGTCGCGACGAGGCGCTT
This region includes:
- a CDS encoding heme/hemin ABC transporter substrate-binding protein — translated: MKRLVATLASVVLTASLAACGGAADGSDPGEGVNLPPLSELEAKQAPQDITGPSTAMLSEREVEPIDVGEQPTLPATVTSHVRSGDVKVKITDTSRIVAFDMSGSIASTLFGLGLGDQLVARDRSTDFPGAENLPLITSEGHAVNAEAVLAQKPTVIITDGSMGPRDVVEQLADTGVPVVFVERESTFDGAVRLARDVAEVVGLPKTGAALAERLQTDIDDARAQVERFVPEKKSERLRMVFLYLRGNSGVYYLFADDSGVGDLVKSLGGVDVAKELGWKAMQPLTDEAIIKAKPDLILLMTHGLESSGGIDGLLEEKPAIALTPAGQTKRFVDMADGDILAFGPRTAGVVEALGRAIYVPEAQK